One Leptospira bouyouniensis DNA window includes the following coding sequences:
- a CDS encoding MBL fold metallo-hydrolase, whose amino-acid sequence MLTASFEYKGTKFEGISEGGIRTSIICPSLDFMFDFGFINPDKIHIGKILLSHAHLDHSCGIPYYVSQRSLRKLPIPKIYVPKALEPKLSQILKLYSEIEEFDYECELIGLEFGDRVELKPGYFFKPLQSFHRVPSQGYTVYETKRKLKKEFSTLSSEEIRKSKEKGIDPTEEIASPLVSFSGDSKIEYVLENEDVRKSKILFMECTYYCEKRDVSRAREWGHTHFDEIAEHASSFENEAIVLIHPSKRYSYRELNDLLRKKVPPILKDRISLFLPPKS is encoded by the coding sequence ATCATCTGTCCTTCACTTGATTTTATGTTTGATTTTGGGTTTATCAATCCAGACAAAATTCACATTGGTAAAATCCTTTTATCACATGCTCACTTAGACCATTCCTGTGGGATTCCTTATTATGTGTCCCAAAGAAGTTTACGTAAACTCCCGATTCCCAAGATATATGTTCCTAAAGCACTCGAGCCAAAACTTTCACAAATTTTAAAACTGTATTCCGAGATAGAAGAGTTTGATTATGAATGTGAACTCATAGGTCTTGAATTTGGTGACCGTGTAGAACTAAAACCAGGTTATTTTTTTAAACCCTTACAAAGTTTCCACAGAGTACCATCACAAGGGTATACAGTTTACGAAACCAAACGGAAGTTAAAGAAAGAGTTTTCAACCTTAAGTTCGGAGGAAATCCGAAAATCAAAAGAAAAAGGAATTGATCCAACCGAAGAGATTGCATCTCCTCTGGTTTCCTTTTCAGGTGATTCTAAAATTGAATATGTTTTGGAAAACGAAGACGTAAGAAAAAGTAAGATCCTTTTTATGGAATGTACGTATTATTGTGAGAAAAGGGATGTTAGCCGAGCGAGGGAATGGGGCCATACTCATTTTGATGAAATCGCAGAACATGCTTCTTCTTTTGAAAACGAAGCGATTGTTCTCATTCATCCATCGAAACGTTACAGCTATCGTGAGTTAAATGATCTATTGCGCAAAAAAGTTCCTCCGATATTAAAAGATCGAATCTCTTTATTTTTACCTCCAAAATCATGA
- a CDS encoding O-methyltransferase, with product MKPRPSIYVEGLEPFIDSELVYKPNTVFSEMESYAKEKNIPIVTAATGGVLSQLVSFISPKTILELGTGLGYSTLWMAIGSKFSKITTVDRHEEQAKALDIYTKKMGLENQIDVTRVTASVLEYLLDENLWLDTDFFFVDCDKITYPTIFRTLWPKAKKGSCFVFDNVLWHGRVLNPDPKKPSDMAVMELWNEVKSQVSEYTLYPVGDGLLFFRK from the coding sequence ATGAAACCAAGACCTAGTATTTATGTGGAAGGACTTGAACCATTCATCGATTCGGAGTTAGTATACAAACCTAATACTGTTTTTTCGGAAATGGAATCCTATGCTAAAGAAAAAAACATTCCCATCGTAACAGCCGCAACAGGGGGAGTTTTATCACAATTAGTTTCCTTTATCTCCCCTAAAACCATTTTAGAATTGGGAACAGGACTTGGGTATTCAACTCTTTGGATGGCAATTGGATCTAAATTTTCAAAAATAACGACCGTTGACCGGCATGAGGAACAAGCAAAAGCGCTAGATATTTATACAAAAAAAATGGGACTAGAAAACCAAATCGATGTTACTCGAGTAACTGCATCCGTTTTGGAATATCTTTTAGATGAAAATTTGTGGTTGGATACGGATTTTTTCTTTGTGGATTGCGATAAAATCACCTACCCAACCATCTTTCGTACTCTCTGGCCGAAAGCCAAGAAAGGTTCCTGTTTTGTTTTTGATAATGTCCTTTGGCATGGCAGAGTTTTAAATCCCGATCCAAAAAAACCTTCCGATATGGCCGTGATGGAACTTTGGAATGAGGTGAAATCCCAAGTTTCGGAATATACTTTGTATCCTGTGGGCGACGGTTTACTCTTTTTCCGGAAGTAG
- a CDS encoding N-acetylmuramoyl-L-alanine amidase, with protein sequence MIPTNFFTLFIVTCLCANVLSLAAEPNFRIVIDPGHGGVAKDPKTQHGDKYDSVTQTYLETYKQGTEHGSITERKVVLDLAKEVHKILKLTETEQGWKEFEAYLKLFSKKNEFTRVRFLSHLTRETSFDDDPASDDPNAPYRLYDFPDPKTSVRKKGRLSKINEIKPHLVLSLHLNPASKGQKGGMAAVLTPGYKTFSLLKKISNKEKSPNGFLNGPWSDWLVFQSGWSKLENATADAWIYFHGYWSKKNGKEADLTKFEGYRQNMISWKYADDPNWEKNIGKKGPYAKSHDEFEPSGRFFEREMGKKEEWRREGGREGFGGDNHYVTRELMRFVQYGLPVQLKSKESPYPELGPIQKPYISTYSLPTYTNALCAFIEIGYVNRSRDMKYLIQNKKETAISLAVGIYSLFVGLELKKNSNLPYTPKGKKVNWERYETYFDEVI encoded by the coding sequence TTGATCCCAACTAACTTTTTTACTTTATTTATTGTCACATGTTTATGTGCGAACGTACTTTCTCTTGCGGCAGAACCAAATTTCCGCATTGTGATTGATCCAGGCCATGGCGGAGTGGCAAAAGATCCGAAAACTCAACATGGGGATAAGTATGATAGTGTCACCCAAACGTATTTGGAAACCTACAAACAAGGAACCGAACACGGGAGTATCACAGAACGGAAAGTAGTCCTTGACCTAGCAAAAGAAGTTCATAAAATTCTTAAGTTAACCGAAACAGAACAAGGTTGGAAAGAATTCGAAGCGTATTTAAAACTTTTTTCAAAAAAAAATGAATTCACTCGGGTAAGATTTTTAAGCCACCTAACAAGAGAAACTTCATTTGATGATGATCCAGCTTCGGACGACCCGAATGCCCCTTACCGTTTATATGATTTTCCAGATCCAAAAACATCGGTGAGAAAAAAAGGTAGACTCTCTAAAATCAATGAAATCAAACCTCATTTGGTTTTATCCCTTCACCTAAATCCTGCAAGCAAAGGCCAAAAGGGGGGAATGGCCGCCGTCCTCACTCCAGGTTACAAAACCTTTTCGCTCTTAAAAAAAATTTCGAACAAAGAGAAGTCACCAAATGGTTTTCTGAATGGACCTTGGTCGGATTGGCTCGTATTCCAATCTGGATGGAGTAAATTAGAAAACGCAACTGCCGATGCATGGATTTATTTCCACGGGTATTGGTCCAAAAAAAATGGGAAAGAAGCGGATCTCACTAAGTTTGAAGGTTACCGCCAAAATATGATTAGTTGGAAATATGCCGATGATCCCAATTGGGAAAAAAATATCGGAAAAAAAGGTCCATATGCTAAATCACATGATGAATTTGAACCAAGCGGTCGTTTTTTTGAAAGGGAAATGGGTAAAAAAGAAGAGTGGAGGCGAGAAGGCGGAAGAGAAGGGTTTGGTGGTGACAACCATTACGTGACGAGAGAACTCATGCGTTTTGTCCAGTATGGGTTACCAGTCCAACTTAAAAGTAAAGAGTCTCCCTACCCAGAACTTGGACCTATCCAAAAGCCATATATTTCCACCTATAGTTTGCCTACCTATACAAATGCGCTTTGTGCGTTTATTGAAATTGGATATGTCAACCGCAGCCGTGATATGAAATACCTCATTCAAAACAAAAAGGAAACTGCCATTTCGCTCGCGGTTGGCATCTATTCCTTGTTTGTTGGGTTGGAATTGAAAAAAAATTCAAACTTACCATATACTCCGAAAGGTAAAAAAGTAAATTGGGAACGGTATGAAACATATTTTGATGAAGTGATCTAG
- a CDS encoding PaaI family thioesterase encodes MKSVAKKNLSFASSPDNADGLQLKITFDEDTKTAFGDYTCPEKYQGLPDQIHPGIISTILDEIMVKINEAMNFETTTGELTIRFLQPAKVNEPLHLRGWFVKKNKKIIENRAEIENEIGKIVARGKGKYIEAED; translated from the coding sequence ATGAAATCCGTTGCGAAAAAAAATCTCAGCTTTGCCTCCTCACCGGACAATGCAGACGGGTTGCAGTTAAAAATCACATTTGACGAAGACACAAAAACTGCCTTCGGTGATTACACCTGCCCCGAAAAATACCAGGGTTTACCGGATCAAATCCACCCAGGAATTATTTCTACCATCTTAGATGAGATCATGGTAAAGATCAACGAAGCGATGAATTTCGAAACCACAACAGGGGAACTCACAATCAGATTCCTACAACCTGCTAAGGTGAATGAACCTCTCCATTTACGTGGATGGTTTGTGAAAAAGAATAAAAAAATCATCGAAAACCGTGCTGAAATCGAAAATGAGATCGGCAAAATAGTGGCCCGCGGAAAAGGTAAATATATCGAAGCTGAAGACTGA
- a CDS encoding ATP-binding cassette domain-containing protein, with protein sequence MSKSLRIQNGTFRYDTQSTPIFENLTVHFSPGWTGIVGRNGSGKTTLAKILLRELSLDQGKIEGAIHVLYLAQGTELEQKELSEFLNDDTKETGFWKSRLQIKIHSVEEYHTLSFGEKRKLLLSHILSKEPEVLILDEPTNHLDAKSQMILRQAILAYKGIGILISHDRSLLDELTTSCVFLEKNFIEQRPGNYSEGKRERDREAQTRIREWQSAKVERKKLEKEWKRRREEASLSHKKRSKKGLDLHDHDGRAKKDLVRVSGKDGVAGRLKNQIERRTERSAEKEKLTWETLPEKETIGIQWHNHLTKRNHLFQYDAESLVLPFLSLELQFPLKIGSYARIAITGANGSGKSSLLRYLLESFEDKQITSVYLPQEFSKRELTALLQKFRSFSEKEQAELLAIVHRLGSDPKRFLESEALSPGEGKKLALAMQIETKADVILLDEPTNHLDLKSVEALEHSLQGTQSALVFVSHDATFVKTLAREEWVLENFRLTQKHLDRI encoded by the coding sequence ATGTCCAAATCCCTTCGCATCCAAAACGGAACCTTTCGTTACGATACTCAATCTACACCAATCTTTGAAAACTTAACTGTCCACTTCTCACCCGGATGGACTGGGATCGTTGGCAGAAATGGTAGTGGTAAGACAACACTTGCCAAAATCCTTTTACGTGAACTGAGCTTAGACCAAGGCAAAATCGAAGGTGCAATCCATGTTTTGTATCTAGCCCAAGGCACAGAATTGGAACAGAAGGAACTGAGTGAATTTTTAAACGATGATACCAAAGAAACAGGTTTTTGGAAAAGTCGATTGCAAATCAAAATACATTCAGTCGAAGAATACCATACATTGAGTTTTGGCGAAAAACGTAAACTTCTCCTTTCCCATATACTATCGAAAGAACCTGAGGTTCTGATCCTTGATGAACCGACGAATCATCTGGATGCCAAAAGCCAAATGATTTTACGCCAGGCCATTTTGGCATATAAAGGGATTGGAATCTTAATTAGCCACGACAGGTCCTTGTTAGATGAGCTGACTACTTCCTGTGTTTTTTTAGAAAAAAATTTTATCGAGCAGAGGCCTGGGAATTATTCGGAAGGAAAACGGGAAAGAGATAGGGAAGCTCAAACAAGGATTCGCGAATGGCAATCCGCTAAAGTAGAAAGGAAAAAATTGGAGAAGGAATGGAAACGTAGAAGAGAAGAAGCAAGTCTTTCCCACAAGAAAAGGTCTAAAAAAGGATTGGATCTCCATGACCATGATGGTAGGGCCAAAAAAGATTTAGTTCGCGTTTCTGGAAAGGATGGTGTGGCTGGCCGTTTGAAAAACCAAATCGAACGAAGGACTGAGAGAAGTGCTGAAAAAGAAAAACTAACTTGGGAAACATTGCCAGAGAAAGAAACCATCGGTATCCAATGGCATAACCACCTAACAAAACGAAACCATTTGTTTCAATATGATGCAGAAAGTTTGGTTTTACCTTTTTTATCTTTAGAATTGCAGTTTCCTTTAAAAATTGGATCCTATGCAAGGATTGCCATCACAGGTGCGAACGGTTCAGGGAAGTCGAGTTTGTTACGGTATCTTTTGGAAAGTTTTGAAGATAAACAAATTACATCGGTTTATCTTCCTCAAGAATTTTCAAAACGAGAACTCACTGCCTTACTCCAAAAGTTCCGATCTTTCTCTGAGAAGGAACAAGCAGAATTACTTGCGATTGTCCATCGATTGGGAAGTGATCCCAAACGATTTTTAGAGTCAGAGGCCTTAAGTCCTGGAGAAGGGAAAAAATTAGCACTTGCGATGCAAATCGAAACCAAAGCGGACGTGATCCTCTTAGACGAACCAACAAACCATTTGGATTTAAAATCTGTAGAAGCTTTAGAGCACTCATTGCAAGGAACTCAGTCTGCACTTGTCTTTGTCAGTCATGATGCAACCTTCGTCAAAACATTGGCTCGTGAAGAGTGGGTTTTGGAAAACTTCCGGCTCACACAAAAACATCTAGACAGAATCTAA
- a CDS encoding peroxiredoxin, whose protein sequence is MPQVTSHAPDFKATAVIGDSFKEIKLSDYKGKWVVLFFYPLDFTFVCPTEIIEYDAKLEDFKKIGAEVLGVSVDSEFSHLAWKKTPKKEGGIGEIKYPLIADKTKEIAKSFGVLIESGPDAGVALRGTFIIDPQGVIRQATVNDLPVGRNIEEALRLIKAFQFVEKHGEVCPANWDEGKKTMKADPTGSKAYFASVN, encoded by the coding sequence ATGCCACAAGTGACATCACATGCCCCTGATTTTAAAGCAACCGCAGTGATCGGGGACAGTTTCAAAGAAATCAAATTATCTGATTACAAGGGAAAATGGGTGGTACTCTTTTTCTATCCACTTGATTTTACATTTGTATGTCCAACAGAGATCATTGAATACGACGCAAAACTCGAAGATTTTAAAAAGATCGGAGCCGAAGTTTTGGGTGTATCAGTTGATAGCGAATTTTCACACTTAGCTTGGAAAAAAACGCCTAAAAAAGAAGGTGGTATTGGAGAGATCAAATACCCACTCATCGCGGACAAAACAAAAGAAATCGCAAAGTCTTTTGGTGTTCTCATTGAGTCTGGTCCTGATGCGGGAGTTGCGTTACGCGGAACTTTCATCATCGACCCACAAGGCGTGATCCGCCAAGCAACTGTTAACGACCTTCCAGTAGGACGTAACATTGAAGAAGCACTCAGACTCATCAAAGCTTTCCAATTTGTGGAAAAACACGGTGAAGTTTGTCCTGCGAACTGGGATGAAGGTAAAAAAACGATGAAAGCAGATCCTACTGGATCAAAAGCTTACTTCGCTTCTGTCAATTAA
- the sufB gene encoding Fe-S cluster assembly protein SufB, whose amino-acid sequence MESTTNIEKPNVEFYQANNFPKGLTRKVVESISHIKNEPSWLAEFRLKAFEVYEQKPMPTWGFIPQFQINIDDYVHYVGSNQKKKKSWDEVDPEILRSFEKLGIPEHERKYLAGIETMNDSETIYANVKKELTDLGIIFCDIDTAIREYPELVREYLGTVVTIGDNKFSALNSCVFSGGSFAYIPKGVKTPMPLQAYFKVTAASSGQYERTLLIADEGAHLEYSEGCTSVQDKGTNFHTAVVELVAKKNSKIFYTTIQNWKKNMYNWTVKRGICEEAAHITWTDCNIGANTIKYPGIILQGDHSTGDVLSLAFAGNGQVQDTGARIIHVGKNTRSNILAKGVALDGGINSYRGLVKFEPSSKGSYSHIKCDGLMMDNRSQSHAYPYNDVSGEEGTLNYEATVSKIDDDQLFYLQSRGMSEDDAKLLIINGFCEGVTKHLDVEYSVEMTKLIRMILEDGKVIAET is encoded by the coding sequence ATGGAATCTACAACAAACATAGAAAAACCGAATGTCGAATTTTACCAAGCAAATAATTTTCCCAAGGGTTTGACACGTAAGGTTGTAGAGTCCATCTCCCATATTAAAAATGAACCGAGTTGGCTTGCTGAGTTTCGTCTCAAAGCATTTGAGGTGTATGAACAAAAACCAATGCCTACTTGGGGTTTTATCCCACAGTTTCAAATCAACATTGATGACTATGTCCATTATGTAGGTTCCAATCAAAAAAAGAAAAAATCTTGGGACGAAGTGGATCCTGAAATTTTACGTAGTTTTGAAAAATTAGGAATCCCTGAACACGAGCGCAAATACTTAGCAGGAATCGAAACCATGAACGATTCCGAAACCATTTATGCCAATGTTAAAAAAGAACTCACTGATTTAGGGATCATTTTCTGTGACATTGATACTGCCATCCGTGAATACCCAGAACTTGTCCGTGAGTATTTGGGAACCGTGGTCACAATTGGTGATAATAAATTTTCAGCTCTTAATTCTTGTGTTTTTAGTGGTGGTTCGTTTGCATACATTCCAAAAGGAGTCAAAACTCCAATGCCACTGCAGGCATATTTTAAAGTAACAGCCGCAAGTTCCGGACAATATGAACGAACACTTCTCATTGCTGATGAAGGTGCCCATTTGGAATATAGTGAAGGTTGCACCTCTGTCCAAGATAAAGGGACCAATTTCCATACAGCAGTTGTGGAACTAGTCGCCAAAAAGAATTCTAAAATCTTTTATACGACCATCCAAAACTGGAAAAAAAATATGTACAACTGGACCGTGAAACGTGGTATCTGCGAGGAAGCAGCTCACATCACATGGACAGATTGTAACATCGGTGCCAATACCATCAAGTACCCAGGGATCATTTTACAAGGGGACCATTCCACAGGGGATGTACTTTCCTTAGCCTTTGCGGGCAATGGCCAAGTGCAAGATACAGGAGCTCGTATCATCCACGTGGGTAAAAACACAAGATCTAATATCTTAGCAAAAGGGGTAGCCCTTGACGGTGGGATCAATTCCTATCGAGGTCTCGTGAAGTTTGAACCTTCTAGCAAAGGATCGTATAGCCATATCAAATGTGATGGGCTTATGATGGACAATCGTTCCCAATCGCATGCCTATCCATATAATGATGTATCTGGCGAAGAGGGAACTCTGAACTACGAGGCTACTGTTTCCAAAATTGACGATGACCAATTGTTTTACTTACAGTCTCGTGGGATGTCGGAAGACGATGCAAAACTTCTCATTATCAATGGGTTCTGTGAAGGTGTCACCAAACACTTAGATGTTGAATACTCAGTGGAGATGACAAAACTCATCCGTATGATCTTAGAAGATGGGAAAGTCATCGCCGAAACATAA
- a CDS encoding transmembrane 220 family protein codes for MKLFSLVSIPLFLLFAYLQLNDPDPYLWFPIYAIVAILAGIRFFRRLPKWIGYTIIPLYLVLSVYYATEAPYFGMEVEEVRESLGLLIAASAVWVFVFKK; via the coding sequence ATGAAACTTTTCTCTTTAGTCTCGATTCCTCTATTCCTTTTGTTTGCGTATCTGCAACTGAACGATCCAGATCCCTATTTATGGTTTCCGATTTATGCCATAGTCGCAATCCTTGCTGGTATTCGTTTTTTCCGTCGATTGCCAAAATGGATTGGGTATACCATTATCCCATTGTATCTTGTCCTATCTGTTTACTATGCAACAGAGGCTCCCTACTTTGGAATGGAAGTGGAGGAAGTGAGAGAATCCCTTGGGCTTCTGATTGCCGCATCCGCCGTTTGGGTTTTTGTTTTTAAAAAATAA
- a CDS encoding PQQ-dependent sugar dehydrogenase: MKIQIIVIFSLLSFSLSSLACDDFGRKILKTFNKKYETDGKVLGSKPIFIGPDAKRKQLTISLQEVVKVKEPTDIQFPPGDSPFLFVLEKAGDLILFDREQKTKRVLKSFKVITDSEEGLLGFTFHPKYPKEPKVYTHTVINSSNRDMTVIAEWEVENPSSFEKMVLKNERVLLELEQPYPNHNGGQISFGPDGHLYIGLGDGGWRADPKNNGQNPNTLLGSILRISPVPDPNGKKPYSIPKDNPFIGKQGFLPEIFAYGIRNPWKMSFSPDGRLIAADVGQDAYEEVDIILSGKNYGWNQTEGFHCFTDGCNPTLYQPPFYEYGRDEGQSITGGYVYTGSSIPELKGKYVFGDFIQGKIWAIDLPKSGENNKSTEIISLGKWNILIPSFGQDSDGEIFVADYQTGTIYKLGKP, encoded by the coding sequence ATGAAAATCCAAATCATTGTTATTTTTTCCCTTCTTTCCTTTTCCCTTTCTTCCCTTGCCTGTGATGATTTTGGTCGTAAGATCTTAAAAACATTCAACAAAAAGTATGAGACCGATGGCAAAGTATTGGGCAGTAAACCAATCTTTATTGGACCCGATGCCAAACGGAAACAACTCACAATTTCCCTTCAGGAAGTAGTCAAAGTAAAGGAACCAACTGATATCCAATTCCCGCCGGGAGATAGTCCCTTTTTGTTTGTCTTGGAAAAGGCTGGGGACCTCATTTTGTTTGATCGAGAACAGAAGACCAAACGAGTGTTAAAGTCTTTTAAGGTAATCACAGATAGTGAAGAGGGTCTTCTTGGTTTTACCTTCCATCCCAAGTATCCCAAAGAACCTAAGGTTTATACACACACTGTCATCAATTCGTCAAATCGAGATATGACAGTGATTGCGGAATGGGAAGTTGAAAATCCAAGTTCCTTCGAGAAAATGGTTTTAAAAAACGAACGAGTGTTACTCGAGTTAGAACAACCCTATCCGAACCATAACGGGGGACAAATTAGTTTTGGACCTGATGGGCATTTGTACATTGGACTTGGCGACGGTGGATGGCGAGCGGATCCAAAAAATAACGGACAAAATCCAAACACTCTCCTTGGTTCTATTTTAAGGATATCACCTGTCCCTGATCCTAATGGGAAAAAACCGTATTCCATTCCTAAGGACAATCCTTTCATCGGAAAACAAGGGTTTTTGCCTGAAATATTTGCCTATGGGATTCGGAATCCTTGGAAGATGAGTTTCTCGCCTGACGGTCGTTTGATCGCTGCTGATGTAGGGCAAGATGCTTACGAAGAAGTAGACATCATTTTATCTGGAAAAAATTACGGATGGAACCAAACAGAAGGGTTTCATTGTTTTACAGATGGTTGTAATCCTACTCTTTACCAACCTCCATTTTATGAATATGGAAGGGATGAAGGTCAGTCAATTACAGGTGGGTATGTTTACACAGGATCTTCGATTCCAGAGTTAAAAGGCAAATACGTGTTTGGTGATTTTATCCAGGGGAAAATATGGGCGATTGACCTTCCAAAATCTGGAGAAAATAACAAAAGTACGGAAATCATTTCTCTTGGAAAGTGGAACATCCTGATTCCGAGTTTTGGTCAGGACAGTGACGGTGAAATCTTTGTTGCCGATTACCAAACAGGAACCATTTACAAATTAGGAAAACCGTAA
- a CDS encoding LTA synthase family protein produces the protein MKKFFSQIPFYIRFHLLLAGLGIVFLTIYRAAFFLMYSYRIHDKSSWIILKAFVKGARFDLSVLCVLLGFSLVYSSLHFLNRNKWYRAVWRTIPVVFIILLLFLLIADLIYYENGNKHLGYEAFAYLGFEMLPLVGSAFSQNPLLFLLGLLVIAGIGFGIYKIQSKFPYSHVNLHYKWAGLQFLLVLAFLILGIRGGVQTSPLRTSDAIITKETIINDLVLNPGFTVITDLKMTKVDDRHFMKLEEATSLVRKEVAYSGAEFVSEEYPLLRKTTVSSGKQLPHIVVVVLEGWTGKFIDIIGTGKVEGKVVTPYFNQLIRQGMFFKHFFASGGRTTNGLMALIGGIPDRPGLTAVRTPQILNRFSGLGNIAKTIGYQTLFVTGTDLSFNNKGSIMYHWGFDTLVGKQDLEKNPEYKTGPWSYLDEASLDAMHKRLLNVSPEKPIISVIHTGTTHYPYKVPDEKYRLFGKDTQDSEYLNVLHYADFALAEYMEKAKKAPYFKDTIFFFVSDHSHHRFLNYYEDRNVPLLIYAPGKIKPELREDVTSQLDLIPTILGFMEREVYFSVMGRDLRKVKGSSAYFAYGNIFGWIEDDLLYYQSVAGGQGETKTIKEPFVDLGLCYKDLNLCKKHAEKTKAYLNLGDELLKSNKLFPSESALKELKSNTKY, from the coding sequence ATGAAAAAATTCTTCTCTCAGATACCTTTTTACATTCGATTCCATCTCTTACTTGCTGGTCTTGGAATCGTTTTTTTAACTATCTATCGTGCCGCATTCTTTTTGATGTATTCCTATCGTATACATGACAAATCCTCTTGGATCATTCTGAAAGCATTTGTAAAAGGGGCAAGGTTTGACCTTTCCGTATTATGTGTGTTACTTGGATTTAGTTTAGTATATTCCTCACTCCATTTTTTAAATCGAAACAAGTGGTACAGAGCAGTTTGGAGGACAATCCCTGTTGTTTTTATTATCCTCTTATTGTTTTTACTCATCGCAGATTTGATCTACTATGAGAATGGGAACAAACACTTGGGATATGAGGCATTTGCTTACCTAGGTTTTGAAATGTTGCCTCTTGTGGGATCAGCATTCTCACAAAACCCATTATTGTTTTTACTCGGCTTACTTGTGATCGCAGGTATTGGTTTCGGAATTTATAAAATACAATCTAAATTCCCATACTCACACGTGAACCTACATTATAAATGGGCAGGTCTGCAATTTTTACTCGTCCTTGCCTTTCTTATACTTGGAATCCGAGGAGGGGTACAAACAAGCCCTCTCAGAACTAGTGATGCCATTATCACAAAAGAAACAATAATCAATGATTTGGTGTTAAACCCTGGGTTTACCGTCATCACTGACTTAAAGATGACAAAGGTGGATGACCGCCATTTTATGAAATTAGAAGAAGCTACCTCCTTAGTTCGAAAGGAAGTCGCTTATTCTGGTGCCGAATTTGTAAGTGAAGAATACCCACTTCTACGAAAAACAACTGTTAGCTCGGGGAAACAACTCCCTCATATCGTTGTTGTAGTGCTCGAGGGATGGACTGGAAAATTCATTGATATCATAGGAACGGGAAAAGTCGAAGGGAAAGTGGTCACACCTTACTTCAACCAACTCATCCGCCAAGGAATGTTCTTTAAACATTTTTTTGCCAGTGGGGGAAGGACAACCAATGGACTAATGGCCCTTATAGGAGGAATCCCAGACAGACCAGGCCTTACAGCAGTTCGCACACCCCAAATCCTCAACCGGTTTTCGGGACTTGGGAATATTGCAAAAACAATCGGATACCAAACTCTTTTTGTCACAGGTACTGACTTAAGCTTCAATAACAAGGGCAGTATCATGTACCATTGGGGTTTTGATACTCTTGTTGGCAAACAAGACTTAGAAAAAAATCCAGAGTATAAAACAGGGCCATGGAGTTACTTAGACGAAGCATCACTGGATGCGATGCACAAACGCCTGTTAAATGTAAGTCCAGAAAAACCAATTATTTCGGTGATCCATACGGGAACCACGCATTATCCGTACAAAGTCCCTGATGAAAAATACAGATTGTTTGGGAAAGACACCCAAGATAGTGAATACTTGAATGTTTTACATTATGCTGACTTTGCACTTGCAGAGTATATGGAAAAAGCCAAAAAAGCTCCCTACTTTAAAGACACTATTTTCTTTTTTGTATCTGACCATAGCCACCACCGCTTTCTCAATTATTATGAGGATAGAAACGTGCCACTCCTTATTTATGCTCCAGGAAAAATCAAACCTGAGTTAAGAGAGGACGTCACATCACAACTTGATCTGATCCCCACGATCCTTGGGTTTATGGAAAGGGAAGTATACTTCAGTGTCATGGGCCGAGACCTTCGCAAAGTAAAGGGATCTTCTGCGTATTTTGCGTATGGAAATATTTTTGGTTGGATAGAAGATGATTTATTATACTATCAATCTGTCGCAGGTGGGCAAGGGGAAACCAAAACCATCAAAGAACCATTTGTTGACCTTGGACTTTGTTATAAAGATTTGAATTTATGCAAAAAACATGCGGAGAAAACAAAAGCATATTTGAATTTAGGAGACGAACTACTGAAGTCGAACAAATTGTTCCCTTCAGAGTCCGCTCTTAAAGAATTAAAATCTAATACCAAGTATTAG